One part of the Gemmatimonas sp. genome encodes these proteins:
- a CDS encoding cyclase family protein — translation MLHDISIPLSQATPEWPGDQPFHCGWTCRRETGESVNLAAITTSFHVGTHADAPLHVHSAWPASEALELDAFVGPARVVTLPADWPVTQDLDVMHVIDLLGGIVPLRVLLRTGCTVASGAFPADWPCLTPDAAEWLAHQGLRLWGVDAPSVDRRESKTLDVHHALLGRNAFVLENLDLRDVPPGAYELLAPPLAVHGADAAPVRALLRSMVRG, via the coding sequence ATGCTGCACGACATCTCCATTCCCCTGAGCCAGGCCACCCCCGAGTGGCCGGGTGACCAGCCCTTTCACTGCGGCTGGACCTGCCGGCGGGAGACCGGCGAGAGCGTGAACCTCGCGGCCATTACCACGAGCTTTCACGTGGGCACGCACGCGGATGCCCCGTTGCATGTGCACTCGGCCTGGCCGGCGTCGGAGGCCCTCGAACTGGATGCGTTCGTGGGACCGGCGCGCGTGGTGACGCTGCCGGCCGACTGGCCTGTCACGCAGGATCTCGACGTCATGCACGTGATCGATCTGCTGGGCGGCATCGTGCCGCTGCGTGTGCTGCTTCGCACGGGCTGCACGGTGGCAAGCGGCGCGTTTCCCGCCGACTGGCCGTGCCTGACCCCCGATGCCGCCGAGTGGTTGGCCCATCAGGGGCTGCGACTGTGGGGCGTGGACGCGCCGAGCGTGGACCGGCGGGAGAGCAAGACGCTCGATGTGCACCACGCGCTGCTGGGGCGCAACGCCTTCGTGCTGGAGAACCTCGACCTGCGCGACGTGCCGCCGGGCGCCTACGAGCTGCTGGCACCGCCGCTCGCGGTGCACGGTGCCGATGCGGCGCCGGTGCGGGCCCTGCTACGGAGTATGGTGCGGGGCTGA